A single genomic interval of Thermovibrio guaymasensis harbors:
- the sdhA gene encoding succinate dehydrogenase flavoprotein subunit, protein MLTYDIVIVGAGGGGLYAALETSRCKGLRVAVLTKVYPTRSHTGAAQGGINAALGNVAPDSPEKHAYDTVKGSDFLADQDAVELMCEMAPKVIREMEHMGLPFSRLSDGRIAQRPFGGASFPRTCYAADKTGHVMLQTLYEQCIRFGVEFLNEWFALSLVHNGERIAGLTAVNLRTGSIVGIRARAVILATGGHARIYWKRTSNALGNTGDGPAMALRAGVPLKDMEFVQFHPTGLRRTGILVTEGARGEGGYLINAKGERFMERYAPEKMELAPRDLVSRAIETEIMEGRGFEDEEGNKFVYLDLRHLGRKKILERLPQIRELAIDFEGVDPIEEPIPVRPTAHYSMGGIDTDKFGRTSIKGLYAVGECGCVSVHGANRLGGNSLLDIVVFGKIAGKDAVESIEGLDFVSFPESKVKDEGERIKALFNSDGSEKLSQLRNELSDVMSEGVGIFRSEEGIRRALNKVREIKERAKKLKVYDTELTFNTNLQQTLEFLNMIEVAETIALGALERKESRGAHSRTDYPKRDDEKFLKHSIIRKGDDGELRVSWKPVVITKFPPEERKY, encoded by the coding sequence ATGCTGACTTACGACATAGTAATTGTAGGAGCAGGAGGTGGTGGGCTCTATGCTGCCCTTGAAACTAGCCGTTGCAAAGGGTTAAGGGTTGCCGTTTTAACGAAAGTTTATCCAACCCGTTCCCATACAGGAGCAGCCCAAGGAGGAATAAATGCAGCTTTAGGGAACGTAGCTCCAGATAGTCCTGAAAAGCACGCCTACGATACGGTAAAGGGAAGTGATTTCTTAGCAGATCAGGATGCTGTTGAACTCATGTGTGAGATGGCTCCGAAAGTAATCAGAGAGATGGAACACATGGGACTTCCCTTTTCAAGGTTGTCTGACGGGAGGATTGCCCAAAGGCCTTTTGGCGGAGCTTCCTTTCCCAGAACCTGTTATGCTGCAGATAAGACCGGTCACGTTATGCTACAAACACTTTACGAACAGTGTATTAGGTTTGGAGTTGAATTTTTAAACGAGTGGTTTGCCCTCTCTCTCGTTCATAACGGTGAGAGGATAGCTGGTTTAACTGCAGTAAACCTTAGAACTGGAAGTATTGTTGGAATAAGGGCTAGAGCAGTAATACTTGCCACCGGCGGCCATGCAAGGATTTACTGGAAGAGAACTTCAAACGCCCTTGGAAATACGGGGGACGGTCCGGCTATGGCTTTGAGGGCCGGAGTTCCTCTTAAGGACATGGAGTTTGTTCAGTTCCACCCTACTGGACTTAGGAGGACCGGGATACTCGTCACTGAAGGTGCAAGGGGAGAGGGTGGATACCTGATAAACGCAAAAGGTGAAAGGTTTATGGAAAGGTACGCTCCTGAAAAGATGGAGCTTGCCCCGAGAGATTTAGTTTCAAGGGCAATTGAGACTGAGATAATGGAGGGAAGGGGATTTGAAGATGAAGAGGGTAATAAGTTCGTTTACCTTGATTTGAGGCACCTTGGAAGGAAGAAGATTTTAGAGAGGCTCCCTCAAATTAGAGAGCTTGCTATTGATTTTGAAGGGGTTGACCCAATTGAGGAGCCTATACCAGTAAGGCCTACTGCCCACTACTCAATGGGTGGAATTGATACTGACAAATTTGGAAGGACCTCTATTAAAGGGCTTTATGCAGTTGGTGAGTGTGGATGCGTTTCTGTTCACGGCGCAAACAGGCTCGGAGGTAACTCCCTACTTGATATAGTTGTCTTTGGAAAGATAGCTGGAAAAGATGCGGTTGAATCAATTGAAGGCCTTGATTTTGTAAGTTTCCCCGAAAGTAAAGTGAAGGATGAAGGAGAGAGAATAAAGGCCCTCTTTAACTCTGATGGTTCTGAGAAGCTCTCTCAGCTTAGAAATGAGCTAAGCGATGTAATGAGTGAAGGGGTTGGAATCTTTAGGAGTGAAGAGGGTATAAGGAGAGCTCTAAACAAGGTAAGGGAGATTAAAGAGAGGGCTAAGAAACTGAAGGTTTACGATACGGAGCTTACGTTTAATACTAACCTTCAGCAGACTTTGGAGTTCTTGAACATGATTGAGGTTGCTGAGACTATAGCCCTTGGTGCCCTTGAGAGGAAGGAGAGTAGAGGGGCTCACTCAAGAACCGATTACCCTAAAAGGGATGATGAGAAGTTCCTTAAACACTCAATAATAAGGAAGGGTGACGATGGAGAGCTCCGAGTTTCCTGGAAGCCTGTAGTGATTACAAAGTTCCCACCAGAGGAGAGGAAGTACTAA
- a CDS encoding FAD-binding protein, whose translation MLDYDIVIVGGGGAGLYAALWAAENTILKVAVMTKVYPTRSHTGAAEGGINAVLTHSVGDSPEAHAYDTVKGSDFLADQDAVDIMCKMGAAVIYDIAHRGVPFSRRPDGRIAQRPFGGASFPRTCYAADKTGFYILQTLYEQCLKNNVTFLNEWFLLSIIHNGERVEGITAWDIRNGGVHLIKTKAVILATGGHARVYWNRTSNALGNTGDGTAAALRAGLPLKDMEFIQFHPTGLAKTGILVTEGARGEGGYLRNKDGERFMKRYAPEKMELAPRDIVARAIQTEIDEGRGCGPNGDYICLDLTHLGEERIKERLPQTREHAILYEGVDPVKEPIPIAPTAHYSMGGIDTDKLGRTPIKGLYAAGECACISVHGANRLGGNSLLDILVYGRLTALEAVKYADDAPETNPSVAKLKEDEKRILELMEASGKEKVPQLRRELGETMMKHFGVFREESSMKEGLEKLYEIKERAKEVKVYDTSKKFNTDLISTLEFLNLVDLAPAIAIPAIERRESRGSHARKDYPKRDDKNFLKHSVVNLEEDGSYKLSWKPVVITKFPPEERKY comes from the coding sequence ATGCTTGATTACGATATAGTAATCGTTGGAGGTGGAGGAGCCGGCCTCTACGCTGCCCTCTGGGCGGCAGAAAATACGATTTTAAAAGTTGCAGTTATGACTAAGGTATATCCGACTCGCTCCCACACAGGCGCTGCAGAGGGAGGAATAAACGCTGTTTTAACCCACTCTGTAGGAGACAGTCCCGAGGCCCACGCCTACGATACGGTAAAGGGAAGTGATTTCTTAGCAGATCAGGATGCAGTTGACATAATGTGTAAAATGGGAGCTGCTGTAATCTACGATATAGCCCACAGGGGAGTTCCTTTCTCAAGAAGGCCAGACGGAAGGATCGCTCAGAGGCCCTTTGGAGGGGCATCCTTTCCAAGAACCTGTTACGCTGCAGATAAAACGGGATTTTATATCCTTCAAACTCTATACGAACAGTGTTTAAAGAACAACGTAACTTTCTTAAACGAATGGTTCCTCCTCTCCATTATTCATAACGGAGAAAGGGTAGAAGGTATAACCGCCTGGGACATTAGGAATGGAGGAGTTCACCTAATTAAGACAAAAGCTGTAATCCTAGCTACCGGAGGTCACGCAAGAGTTTACTGGAACAGGACCTCAAACGCCCTTGGAAACACAGGAGATGGAACGGCAGCCGCTTTAAGGGCAGGCCTTCCCTTAAAGGATATGGAGTTCATTCAGTTCCACCCAACAGGTCTTGCAAAAACGGGAATACTCGTTACTGAAGGCGCAAGGGGAGAAGGTGGATACTTAAGGAACAAGGATGGTGAAAGGTTTATGAAGAGGTACGCTCCTGAGAAGATGGAGCTCGCCCCCAGGGATATTGTTGCAAGGGCAATTCAGACTGAAATTGATGAAGGCAGAGGTTGTGGGCCAAATGGTGACTACATCTGCTTAGACCTTACACACCTTGGAGAGGAGAGAATTAAAGAGAGACTTCCTCAAACTAGGGAACACGCAATCCTCTACGAAGGTGTTGATCCGGTTAAAGAGCCAATTCCAATTGCTCCAACGGCCCACTACTCAATGGGTGGAATTGATACTGATAAACTGGGAAGGACTCCAATAAAGGGACTTTATGCAGCTGGTGAGTGTGCGTGTATCTCTGTTCACGGTGCAAACAGGCTCGGAGGTAACTCCTTACTTGACATACTAGTTTACGGAAGGTTAACCGCCCTTGAAGCGGTTAAGTATGCCGACGATGCTCCAGAAACTAACCCATCGGTAGCAAAGCTAAAGGAAGACGAGAAGAGAATCCTAGAACTTATGGAGGCAAGCGGAAAGGAAAAAGTACCCCAGCTCAGAAGAGAGCTTGGAGAAACAATGATGAAGCACTTTGGGGTCTTTAGGGAAGAGAGCTCCATGAAAGAAGGCCTTGAAAAACTGTACGAAATAAAAGAGAGAGCAAAAGAGGTGAAAGTTTACGATACGAGCAAAAAGTTCAACACAGATTTAATTTCAACATTAGAGTTCTTAAACCTCGTTGACCTTGCCCCTGCAATTGCCATTCCTGCAATTGAAAGGAGGGAAAGTAGAGGCTCCCACGCAAGGAAAGACTATCCCAAGAGGGACGATAAGAACTTTTTAAAGCATTCTGTAGTTAATCTTGAAGAGGACGGAAGTTATAAGCTCTCCTGGAAGCCTGTAGTAATTACAAAGTTTCCTCCAGAGGAGAGGAAGTACTAA
- a CDS encoding succinate dehydrogenase/fumarate reductase iron-sulfur subunit, with protein sequence METVKLQVFRYDPEKDSSPYYKEYEVPVEGTLLNALLYIKDNIDPTLSFRAFCRSEVCGSCSMRVNGKVKLACKTSMKELVETWKGKPLRIDPLKHMNVIKDLVVDIDKPVEKMKTLIPWLVPDPRVVPTDPMHESIIYPEEMKAYKDQINCMLCFSCYSACEAVEDNSRYRGPFAFSRAYRFQVDRRDIETAKERRIRYSISGGLWSCVQCQKCLYVCPKGVKPAEDIQNLRGQAIKKGFTDKPGAKKLKHYVDWIYATGQINRLYLPEEVYGNKEAKDKLTKAFQEMGVEVWEVPKPTKGLMKFRDIYLEILSKEDKALDLDFSHVRKIDKMVSDIFKADICTIVDRVHEREDKAKGLIGKLKGLIGGK encoded by the coding sequence ATGGAAACTGTTAAGTTACAAGTGTTCAGATATGACCCAGAGAAAGACAGCTCTCCCTACTACAAGGAGTACGAAGTCCCAGTAGAAGGCACTCTCCTTAATGCCCTGTTGTACATAAAAGACAACATTGACCCGACCCTTTCATTCAGGGCCTTCTGTAGGAGTGAAGTCTGCGGTTCCTGTTCAATGAGAGTTAACGGTAAAGTAAAGCTTGCCTGCAAAACGTCCATGAAGGAGTTAGTTGAAACCTGGAAAGGAAAGCCCTTAAGGATTGATCCTTTAAAACACATGAACGTAATAAAGGACCTAGTTGTTGACATAGACAAGCCCGTTGAGAAGATGAAAACTCTAATTCCTTGGCTGGTTCCAGACCCAAGGGTAGTTCCAACAGACCCTATGCACGAAAGCATCATCTACCCCGAGGAGATGAAGGCCTACAAAGATCAGATAAACTGTATGCTCTGCTTCTCCTGCTATTCGGCCTGTGAAGCAGTTGAGGATAACTCAAGGTACAGAGGTCCATTTGCTTTTTCAAGAGCTTACAGGTTCCAGGTTGATAGAAGGGATATAGAAACTGCTAAGGAAAGGAGGATCAGGTACTCAATCTCAGGAGGTCTATGGAGCTGTGTTCAGTGCCAGAAGTGCCTCTACGTATGCCCTAAAGGGGTTAAGCCTGCTGAGGACATACAGAACTTAAGAGGTCAGGCTATTAAGAAAGGTTTCACAGACAAGCCTGGTGCTAAGAAGCTCAAGCACTACGTAGACTGGATCTACGCCACAGGACAAATCAATAGACTCTACCTTCCAGAGGAAGTTTACGGGAATAAAGAAGCAAAAGATAAGTTAACTAAAGCCTTTCAGGAGATGGGAGTTGAGGTCTGGGAAGTTCCTAAGCCAACAAAGGGACTTATGAAGTTCAGGGATATTTACCTTGAAATCCTCTCTAAAGAGGATAAAGCCCTTGACCTTGACTTTTCCCACGTAAGGAAGATTGACAAAATGGTTAGCGACATCTTTAAGGCAGACATATGCACAATCGTTGACAGAGTTCATGAAAGGGAGGATAAAGCAAAGGGGCTCATCGGGAAACTGAAAGGTCTAATTGGAGGTAAATAA
- a CDS encoding CoB--CoM heterodisulfide reductase iron-sulfur subunit B family protein, which translates to MVKIGFYQGCCFQGQDAHMFDTMKETFKKLDVELELLEETTCCGGNTIDEENRKLSYAINARNIALAEAKGLDMLISCNTCYMVIAKAKRALDEDRELRKEINELLKEEGLEYRGTNKIYHLLDFFRDVVGYERIKKAVKRPLKDWKVAAYYGCHVLYPKEIAIDNSDNPSSLQEILRALGAEVIDEYEHKDACCGYHSFFTDKSMTLKKLSKILGSVKETGADIVVTPCPLCFKSFDIYQLNLEKPPMVPSSFLPELMAYAFGLDKRESGLGHHLVKVEKG; encoded by the coding sequence ATGGTTAAAATTGGTTTTTATCAGGGGTGCTGCTTTCAGGGGCAGGACGCCCACATGTTTGACACTATGAAAGAGACCTTTAAAAAGCTAGACGTTGAGCTGGAGCTCCTTGAAGAAACTACCTGCTGCGGCGGGAATACAATAGATGAAGAAAACAGGAAGCTCTCTTACGCAATAAATGCGAGGAACATTGCCCTTGCAGAGGCGAAAGGCCTTGATATGTTAATCTCCTGCAACACCTGTTACATGGTAATTGCAAAGGCAAAGAGGGCCCTTGACGAGGATAGGGAACTTAGGAAGGAGATAAATGAACTTTTAAAGGAAGAAGGTCTGGAGTATAGAGGAACTAACAAGATTTATCACCTCCTTGACTTCTTTAGGGACGTAGTAGGGTATGAAAGGATAAAGAAAGCAGTTAAGAGGCCTTTAAAGGACTGGAAAGTTGCTGCCTACTACGGATGCCACGTTCTCTACCCTAAGGAAATTGCAATAGATAACAGCGACAACCCTTCCTCTCTACAGGAAATCTTAAGAGCTCTGGGAGCAGAAGTCATTGATGAGTATGAGCATAAAGACGCCTGTTGCGGTTATCACTCCTTCTTCACAGATAAAAGCATGACCTTAAAGAAGCTCAGTAAGATTCTAGGAAGCGTAAAGGAGACAGGTGCAGATATAGTCGTTACCCCATGTCCTTTATGTTTTAAATCCTTTGATATATACCAGTTAAACCTGGAAAAACCTCCAATGGTTCCATCCTCATTCCTACCAGAACTGATGGCGTACGCTTTCGGGTTAGACAAAAGGGAAAGTGGCCTCGGCCACCACTTAGTTAAGGTTGAGAAAGGTTAG
- a CDS encoding endonuclease III domain-containing protein, protein MRKLKERIEEVYRRLLKLYPNPHKPNRTPLEQAVFTVLSQNTTDKNANRCVERLRELTGGDFLKIPSLPKEEVVNAIRPCGMFNQKYKALVEFLKDWPEVERKLKELSPEEGVKLLTSFPYIGPKTARVILTFGFGKNAFPIDTHCKRVLKRLGLFPADWSLEDISRFMEENFTAEFNRVFHYNLIRLGREICRARKPRCDICPLGDLCSYYSNLSQP, encoded by the coding sequence ATGAGGAAACTGAAGGAGAGAATAGAGGAAGTTTATAGAAGGCTCCTTAAGCTCTACCCCAATCCGCACAAACCAAACAGAACTCCTTTGGAGCAGGCAGTATTTACCGTTTTAAGTCAAAATACTACCGATAAGAACGCAAACAGGTGCGTTGAGAGGTTAAGGGAGTTAACGGGTGGGGATTTCCTTAAAATTCCTTCTCTTCCGAAGGAGGAAGTAGTTAACGCAATTCGCCCCTGCGGAATGTTTAATCAGAAGTATAAGGCCCTAGTAGAGTTCCTCAAGGACTGGCCGGAAGTTGAAAGGAAGTTAAAGGAGCTCTCTCCCGAGGAAGGAGTTAAGTTGTTAACCTCTTTTCCGTACATAGGCCCTAAAACGGCAAGGGTAATTCTAACCTTCGGTTTTGGGAAAAACGCCTTTCCGATAGATACCCACTGTAAGCGAGTCCTTAAAAGGCTCGGTCTGTTTCCAGCCGATTGGAGCCTAGAGGATATTTCCCGTTTCATGGAGGAAAACTTTACTGCAGAGTTTAACAGGGTTTTCCACTACAACTTAATCAGGTTGGGAAGGGAGATATGCAGGGCCAGAAAGCCCCGCTGTGATATCTGCCCTTTAGGGGATTTATGCTCTTACTACTCTAACCTTTCTCAACCTTAA
- a CDS encoding uracil-DNA glycosylase, giving the protein MMQLRKAIEFLNLLGYDEVRIGEVSLAQKGKDALSLLKELEEEAKECCRCRLCKTRTNVVFGEGDPQTNLMFVGEAPGEQEDLQGRPFVGRAGQLLTKFLNLYGVSRDKVYITNVVKCRPPNNRNPAPDEIEACYPFLEKQIELIAPEVILCLGAFAARTILNLPEKTPISRIRGKKHRVKFGEREIVVIPTFHPAYLLRNRRGEPEFQKDLENALRIAGFIK; this is encoded by the coding sequence ATGATGCAGTTAAGGAAAGCGATAGAGTTTCTTAACCTTTTAGGTTACGATGAAGTTAGGATAGGGGAGGTTAGCTTGGCTCAAAAAGGAAAGGATGCTTTAAGTTTACTGAAGGAGCTTGAGGAAGAGGCTAAAGAGTGTTGCAGGTGTAGACTGTGTAAGACAAGAACTAACGTTGTATTTGGGGAAGGTGATCCTCAGACGAATTTAATGTTCGTAGGTGAAGCTCCAGGTGAACAGGAAGACCTTCAGGGTAGACCTTTTGTAGGTAGGGCCGGCCAGCTCCTAACAAAGTTCCTAAACCTCTACGGCGTTAGTAGGGATAAGGTATACATAACTAACGTTGTTAAGTGCAGGCCCCCGAACAACAGGAATCCTGCCCCTGATGAGATAGAGGCCTGTTACCCTTTCCTTGAAAAGCAGATAGAACTGATAGCCCCTGAAGTAATTCTCTGCCTCGGGGCCTTTGCTGCAAGGACGATCTTAAACTTACCTGAAAAGACCCCAATTTCAAGGATAAGGGGAAAGAAGCATAGAGTTAAGTTTGGGGAAAGGGAAATCGTAGTTATTCCTACGTTTCACCCGGCCTACCTATTGAGGAATAGGAGAGGAGAGCCTGAGTTCCAGAAAGACCTTGAAAATGCTCTGAGGATTGCAGGTTTTATTAAATGA
- the dapF gene encoding diaminopimelate epimerase: MGLKFAKIQGTGNDFIIINNLSGAFNEFLNGVKEEAVVRVLCSRRTGVGADGLILIEGSEVADFKWRFFNSDGSRAEMCGNGMRCVARYAFEEGLAPSRMAVETDVGIVEAEVKGRNVKVRLTSPTDFKLGLEVNGLTVHFVNTGVPHAVVFVDRVGQVDVNRVGRELRFSPLFAPSGANVNFVEVRMDRIIVRTYERGVESETLACGTGAVASALISAKVFSLPSPVEVEVRSGERLKVYFDSQMREVYLEGPTLWVYDGELRKEILNDAVKESDRVS; encoded by the coding sequence ATGGGTTTAAAGTTTGCAAAGATTCAGGGAACGGGAAACGACTTCATAATTATTAATAACCTATCAGGAGCTTTTAACGAATTCCTTAACGGAGTTAAGGAGGAAGCAGTAGTTAGGGTCCTCTGTTCAAGGAGAACCGGTGTAGGGGCTGACGGGCTGATACTGATTGAAGGTTCAGAAGTTGCCGACTTTAAGTGGCGCTTCTTCAACTCTGACGGTAGCCGTGCTGAGATGTGTGGAAATGGAATGAGGTGTGTTGCCCGTTATGCCTTTGAGGAGGGGCTTGCCCCTTCAAGGATGGCTGTTGAGACCGATGTAGGAATAGTTGAGGCTGAAGTTAAGGGAAGGAACGTAAAGGTTAGGCTTACTTCCCCCACAGATTTTAAATTGGGGCTAGAAGTTAACGGTTTAACTGTTCACTTTGTAAACACGGGAGTTCCCCACGCTGTTGTCTTTGTTGATAGGGTAGGTCAGGTAGACGTTAACAGAGTCGGAAGGGAACTTCGGTTTAGTCCTCTCTTTGCTCCTTCAGGGGCTAACGTTAACTTCGTTGAAGTTAGAATGGATAGGATTATCGTTAGGACGTACGAGAGGGGAGTTGAGTCTGAGACTTTGGCCTGTGGAACTGGAGCTGTTGCGTCTGCATTAATCTCTGCTAAAGTTTTCTCACTTCCCTCCCCTGTTGAGGTTGAGGTTAGGAGCGGTGAGAGGTTGAAGGTTTACTTTGACTCTCAGATGAGGGAAGTTTACCTTGAAGGCCCTACTCTCTGGGTTTACGATGGGGAACTCCGGAAGGAGATACTAAATGATGCAGTTAAGGAAAGCGATAGAGTTTCTTAA
- a CDS encoding AMP-dependent synthetase/ligase, translating to MKTFYEKVYENIKENPEKEILIGKRGGKYYPITYSDFKKQVISLQEALKDLSKEDRAVIFMENRPEWISSFYAVIFKGGIAVPVDYLLSSEELFNIFKDSQPRYVITSSQNEGKVREAVKDIGYHVKVINVDKDLRPPTNSLEFVDRNEEDVLVILYTSGTTGNPKGVMLTLGNLDHNVKAVEKLGFLNDKDRFIAILPFHHTYPLMTTVLLPLSLKLPVVFIEKLTPAEILSTMNEQRITIMIGVPKLYQVIHHNIMAEIKRLPSLKRKAVEGALKLFRKVGAQPLKRKFFKQVHDRIGKHLRFMISGGAKLSEEVWRDFEAMGFNVLEGYGLTETSPLISVNRPDKKKIGSAGVPVDGVEVKVTESGEIAVKGPNVMKGYYNKPEETRRVIRDGWFYTGDLGYVDEDGFIHITGRAKDVIVLESGKNVYPEDIELEILKSPYILEVGVFCEEGKIRALVRPDFELLVQEGIDNVREFIREEILRATKHLQPYKRVKEFKVVDRELPRTRIGKLKRFLLPQVWREF from the coding sequence ATGAAAACTTTCTACGAGAAGGTCTATGAAAATATCAAAGAGAATCCCGAAAAGGAAATCTTAATTGGAAAGAGGGGCGGTAAGTATTACCCCATAACTTACAGTGATTTTAAGAAACAGGTAATTTCCCTTCAGGAGGCTTTAAAGGACCTTTCAAAGGAGGATAGGGCTGTTATCTTCATGGAGAACAGGCCAGAGTGGATTTCCTCCTTCTACGCCGTTATTTTCAAGGGGGGAATTGCCGTTCCGGTTGACTACCTCCTTTCAAGTGAGGAGCTCTTTAACATCTTTAAGGATTCACAACCCCGTTACGTTATAACGAGTAGTCAGAACGAAGGAAAGGTAAGGGAAGCGGTTAAAGATATAGGTTACCACGTAAAGGTTATAAACGTAGATAAAGATTTGAGACCTCCCACAAACTCTCTTGAGTTTGTAGACAGGAATGAGGAAGACGTGCTGGTTATTCTCTACACTTCCGGTACTACCGGAAACCCTAAGGGAGTTATGTTGACCTTAGGTAACCTTGACCATAACGTTAAGGCCGTTGAAAAATTGGGTTTCCTTAACGACAAGGATAGATTCATAGCGATTTTGCCCTTCCATCACACCTATCCTCTAATGACTACAGTTTTACTTCCCCTTTCACTTAAGCTTCCGGTAGTTTTCATTGAAAAGCTTACTCCAGCGGAAATTCTCTCTACGATGAACGAGCAGAGAATTACAATAATGATAGGTGTTCCAAAGCTATACCAGGTAATTCACCACAACATAATGGCGGAAATAAAAAGACTTCCTTCCCTAAAGAGGAAAGCTGTAGAGGGAGCTCTAAAGCTCTTTAGGAAAGTAGGAGCGCAGCCTCTTAAAAGGAAGTTCTTTAAGCAAGTTCACGATAGGATAGGAAAACACCTTAGGTTTATGATTAGTGGAGGAGCAAAACTGAGTGAAGAGGTCTGGAGGGATTTTGAGGCTATGGGATTTAACGTACTTGAAGGTTACGGTTTAACGGAGACTTCTCCACTTATCTCTGTTAACAGGCCTGATAAGAAGAAGATAGGTTCTGCTGGAGTACCGGTTGATGGGGTTGAAGTGAAGGTTACCGAAAGTGGCGAGATTGCCGTTAAAGGTCCAAACGTTATGAAAGGTTACTACAACAAGCCGGAGGAGACTAGGAGAGTCATAAGGGATGGGTGGTTTTATACCGGTGACCTTGGCTATGTAGATGAAGATGGATTTATCCACATTACCGGAAGGGCTAAGGATGTGATAGTCCTGGAGAGCGGAAAGAACGTTTACCCTGAAGACATTGAGCTTGAGATTTTAAAGAGTCCCTACATACTTGAAGTTGGAGTTTTCTGTGAGGAAGGGAAGATTAGAGCTCTGGTTCGCCCCGACTTTGAACTCCTAGTTCAAGAGGGTATTGATAACGTTAGGGAGTTTATAAGGGAGGAGATACTGAGAGCTACTAAGCACCTTCAGCCCTACAAGAGGGTTAAGGAGTTTAAGGTCGTTGATAGGGAGCTACCCAGGACCAGAATAGGGAAGCTTAAGAGGTTCTTGTTGCCTCAAGTTTGGAGAGAGTTCTAG
- a CDS encoding RNA-binding S4 domain-containing protein → MRIDQFLKLSRVVKRRSLAKEMCDKGMVKVNGKSVKASREISVGDEVEIDTLTRYFKFKVVEIPQGKNVSKKKAKELIQVLEDRKKDIREIIDLI, encoded by the coding sequence GTGAGGATAGACCAGTTTCTCAAGTTAAGCAGGGTGGTAAAGAGGAGGAGCTTAGCAAAGGAGATGTGCGACAAGGGAATGGTAAAGGTTAATGGAAAGAGCGTTAAGGCCTCAAGGGAGATTTCAGTCGGCGATGAAGTTGAAATAGATACGTTGACCAGATACTTTAAGTTTAAAGTCGTTGAAATCCCTCAGGGGAAGAACGTTTCAAAGAAAAAAGCAAAAGAGCTCATACAGGTTCTAGAGGATAGGAAGAAGGATATCAGAGAGATAATAGACCTCATTTAG
- a CDS encoding LapA family protein, giving the protein MTFKQNLYSIIVAVIVVGVSLFALQNFQDVDVSVPFVGVFHTKLFVVIVFSFVSGFLTAGFLSLILKIFSIPSNLKRRGQSEDRPVSQVKQGGKEEELSKGDVRQGNGKG; this is encoded by the coding sequence ATGACTTTTAAGCAGAACCTGTACTCTATTATCGTTGCTGTAATAGTTGTGGGAGTTTCCCTCTTTGCCCTTCAGAACTTTCAGGACGTTGACGTATCAGTTCCCTTCGTAGGAGTCTTTCATACTAAGCTCTTCGTCGTTATAGTTTTCTCCTTCGTTTCAGGCTTTCTAACGGCAGGGTTTTTGTCCCTAATACTCAAAATCTTCTCAATCCCTTCAAACCTTAAAAGGAGAGGACAGAGTGAGGATAGACCAGTTTCTCAAGTTAAGCAGGGTGGTAAAGAGGAGGAGCTTAGCAAAGGAGATGTGCGACAAGGGAATGGTAAAGGTTAA
- a CDS encoding DUF4149 domain-containing protein, whose translation MYFLLKSLYIYSVSLWVGGLFFFTVIGAPMAFKVLPKEEAGKYTGAVFPKYFGVGYIFGLTALLSFYVLTKGSLNAISWLNLSLLLLMNLLNFLNGLLIVPKASLLKVEYYRTKDKSYYDNFLKLHGLSMALNGLTLVLGLMVVGITGLYLTF comes from the coding sequence TTGTACTTTCTGCTAAAGTCCCTCTACATTTACTCGGTTTCTCTTTGGGTTGGAGGCCTCTTTTTCTTTACAGTTATTGGAGCTCCAATGGCCTTTAAAGTCCTTCCGAAGGAGGAAGCCGGTAAGTACACAGGGGCAGTTTTCCCAAAGTACTTCGGTGTTGGCTACATTTTTGGCCTGACTGCTTTACTCTCTTTCTACGTCCTTACTAAAGGTTCACTAAATGCCATAAGTTGGCTCAACCTTTCTCTGCTTCTCTTAATGAACCTCTTAAACTTCTTAAATGGTCTTTTAATAGTTCCAAAGGCTTCCCTTTTAAAGGTTGAGTACTACAGGACTAAAGACAAGAGTTACTACGATAATTTCCTTAAACTCCACGGACTATCAATGGCCCTTAACGGCCTTACGCTGGTTTTGGGGCTTATGGTAGTTGGCATAACCGGACTTTACTTGACCTTTTAG
- a CDS encoding ATP-binding protein produces MKVIPYIESEGCIGCGICVEVCPNGVFVMSSDKAVVMYPELCNGCGICVENCPVDVITLKWTDL; encoded by the coding sequence TTGAAGGTTATCCCTTACATTGAGAGTGAAGGCTGTATAGGTTGCGGAATTTGTGTTGAGGTTTGTCCGAACGGCGTTTTTGTTATGAGCTCAGATAAGGCCGTCGTTATGTACCCTGAGCTCTGTAACGGGTGTGGAATCTGCGTTGAGAACTGTCCCGTTGACGTAATAACGTTAAAGTGGACAGACCTCTGA